In a single window of the Elaeis guineensis isolate ETL-2024a chromosome 6, EG11, whole genome shotgun sequence genome:
- the LOC105046694 gene encoding protein LONGIFOLIA 1 encodes MPARFLHAPADENPELQKQLGCVTGIFQMLDRYNLFKGRHPNGHNHKRFPSGHAILNSSNGGADRSACSTQIVLEKNLSKRSNKNQGVSMESSGTSFSSSSCSSFSSLECNRSTQKEPSSTDHRTFLERSIRNSAGLKNSDVDGRSIYYESLNDPSHASAKSGRQSLDFQDVVKDSIYRETRSLSVKTSTKEVKNRILKHRDSPRPMQLSKSVDRSYVIGVDGKSTLPTNLDESLQVLVKLKEAPWYFSEASEQPRSTCEAKDTSFFPVSREAPRFSYDGREISCHSVDSRDVSRPVSKELPRLSLDSREGSLRSSNFDLKPNSILKDSNRSSINRGVSTTSNFQQEWGGYKNPTSVVAKLMGLEPMPHEGLASQKPVNLTETNTSKNNDPFNGPRNRNPIAEASQATQDSRKDHLLHSPKSSLKDPVSQLKKSDPVMNSRLPTETAPWRQQEKIHIPQKTKLGYREAHLKQQPESVYSEIEKRLKELEFHKSNKDLRALKQILDAMQAKGLLEIKKGEDQHSEVSVSANYSGQTSAEYERNFKSTDTHNLQNTQPFPTLMKGTNTPKAYDSPIVIMKPAKSVIESGVFASSAIPLEGLSGLQKLQTSDYMYRKKTSTDNRRVKDQTPKASPWKPTYQPLLSMDKKSTKKTEEISIQKTHIPIEQFSSRHQHSPRENNGSLVKTSGSLSPRIQQRKLETEKRSCPLFPSSESNKPQKNSANRQSVESVSPRGRLRWKPAEAPQNDDQLSDISSGTRSLSHPGNDISLSSESNISLASQVDIEITSADRSAVMNLSCLQQGRRSLSRRAANSTSSVIKQKSSHSLNEDVSSVEPATVAPEQPSPISVLDASFYQDAMPPSPVSKTPNTFQGYEIQPSEHRWNPMPLPDNSSPKLSSKFNHKKLENIENLVRKLRQLSSTDDEAPATDHIASLCETSSPDHRYVSEILLASGFLMKDISCGPVGPMIHLHHSGHPINPDLFLVLEQTKSGSFTTLERVHEKSLRPKPGPEQLHRKLLFDLVNELLIQKLELTGPSAHPYPMLQARRPATTFHSAQDLLRELCSEIEKLKATSDRCNDDGNLILGEDVLRQSEGWNEFSAEVPNAVLEIERLIFKDLIDEVVSREGASKLQTKANRQHRTIC; translated from the exons ATGCCAGcaagattccttcatgcacctgcTGACGAAAATCCGGAGTTGCAGAAGCAATTGGGGTGCGTAACTGGTATCTTTCAAATGTTGGACCGCTACAATCTCTTCAAAGGAAGGCATCCCAATGGACACAACCATAAGAGGTTTCCTTCAG GCCATGCCATTTTAAACAGCAGTAATGGTGGAGCAGATCGTAGTGCATGTTCTACACAGATTGTTCTG gagaaaaatctcagcaAGAGATCGAATAAGAACCAAGGTGTTTCAATGGAGTCAtcaggaacttctttttcatccTCATCCTGCTCATCATTTTCCTCTCTAGAGTGTAATAGATCAACTCAAAAAGAGCCTTCCTCTACGGATCATCGAACTTTCTTAGAGAGATCAATAAGGAATTCAGCTGGGTTGAAGAATTCCGATGTCGATGGCAGATCTATTTATTATGAGTCTCTTAATGACCCATCTCATGCATCAGCTAAATCTGGCCGCCAGTCTCTTGATTTCCAAgatgttgtgaaggactctatcTACAGAGAAACTCGCAGTTTATCAGTAAAAACCTCAACAAAGGAGGTGAAGAACCGGATACTGAAGCACAGGGACTCCCCAAGGCCCATGCAGCTATCCAAGTCAGTAGACAGATCTTATGTGATTGGCGTAGATGGAAAATCCACATTACCTACTAATCTCGATGAATCCCTTCAAGTCCTAGTGAAGCTTAAAGAAGCACCTTGGTATTTCTCAGAGGCTAGTGAACAACCAAGATCAACATGTGAAGCAAAAGATACCTCCTTTTTTCCAGTATCAAGGGAAGCTCCACGGTTCTCCTATGATGGAAGAGAAATTTCATGTCATTCTGTGGATTCTCGAGATGTCAGCAGGCCTGTCTCCAAAGAGCTTCCTAGGCTATCCTTAGATAGCAGGGAAGGTTCTCTAAGAAGTTCTAACTTTGACTTGAAACCAAACTCAATTTTGAAGGATTCAAACAGAAGTAGTATCAACCGAGGAGTATCTACAACTTCAAATTTTCAGCAGGAATGGGGGGGTTACAAGAATCCTACCAGTGTCGTTGCGAAGCTTATGGGCCTGGAACCAATGCCCCACGAGGGCTTGGCTAGTCAGAAGCCAGTTAATCTGACAGAAACTAATACGAGCAAAAATAATgatcctttcaatggaccaaggAATAGGAATCCCATAGCTGAGGCATCACAAGCAACTCAAGATAGCAGGAAGGATCACCTCTTACACTCTCCAAAGAGCTCCCTTAAGGATCCTGTCTCACAGTTGAAGAAGTCTGATCCTGTCATGAATTCAAGGCTCCCAACTGAAACTGCACCCTGGAGACAGCAGGAAAAGATCCACATTCCCCAGAAAACAAAACTTGGATACCGAGAAGCACATTTGAAGCAGCAACCTGAGTCCGTGTATAGTGAAATAGAGAAAAGGCTAAAGGAGCTTGAATTCCATAAATCCAATAAGGACCTCAGGGCTCTAAAACAGATATTAGATGCAATGCAAGCAAAAGGGTTGTTAGAAATCAAGAAAGGTGAAGATCAGCATTCTGAAGTATCAGTTTCTGCGAACTATAGTGGCCAAACTTCAGCTGAATATGAGCGCAATTTCAAATCAACTGATACTCATAACCTACAGAACACCCAGCCATTTCCCACACTGATGAAAGGAACCAATACTCCAAAAGCTTATGACTCTCCTATAGTAATCATGAAGCCTGCAAAATCTGTCATCGAATCAGGTGTTTTCGCTTCTTCAGCTATTCCATTGGAAGGCTTGTCAGGTCTTCAGAAACTTCAGACTAGTGATTACATGTATAGAAAAAAGACTTCCACAGACAACAGGAGAGTCAAAGACCAAACTCCTAAGGCCAGCCCCTGGAAGCCTACTTATCAGCCTCTTCTCTCCATGGATAAGAAATCTACTAAGAAGACTGAAGAAATTAGCATACAGAAAACTCATATACCGATTGAGCAGTTCTCATCTAGGCACCAGCATTCACCAAGGGAAAATAATGGAAGCTTAGTCAAAACTTCAGGTTCTCTTAGTCCAAGAATACAGCAGAGAAAACTTGAAACAGAGAAGAGATCATGTCCCCTCTTTCCTTCTTCTGAATCAAATAAGCCCCAAAAGAATTCTGCTAACAGACAATCAGTGGAATCAGTTTCTCCAAGAGGCAGACTTAGATGGAAACCAGCTGAAGCGCCACAGAATGATGATCAATTGAGTGATATAAGCAGTGGAACGAGAAGTCTGAGTCACCCAGGCAATGATATCTCTCTAAGCTCGGAGAGTAATATAAGCTTGGCATCACAAGTGGATATAGAAATAACAAGTGCTGATAGGTCTGCAGTGATGAATCTTTCTTGCTTGCAGCAGGGCAGACGGAGTCTATCAAGAAGGGCTGCCAATAGTACATCTTCAGTCATAAAGCAGAAG TCCTCGCATAGTCTGAATGAAGATGTTTCATCTGTGGAGCCTGCAACTGTTGCTCCTGAACAGCCAAGCCCAATTTCTGTCCTAGATGCTTCATTTTACCAGGATGCCATGCCACCTTCTCCAGTCAGCAAAACTCCAAATACATTCCAAG GATATGAGATTCAACCTTCAGAGCATCGCTGGAATCCAATGCCATTGCCTGACAACTCATCACCCAAGTTAAGCTCTAAGTTCAATCACAAGAAGCTTGAGAACATTGAGAATCTGGTTCGAAAGCTCAGACAGCTTAGCTCGACTGATGATGAAGCTCCAGCCACAGACCACATTGCATCACTGTGTGAAACTTCGAGCCCAGACCACCGGTATGTGTCTGAGATACTCCTGGCTTCAGGCTTTCTAATGAAAGATATCAGCTGTGGACCTGTGGGTCCAATGATTCATCTCCACCATTCAGGCCACCCAATCAACCCTGATTTGTTCCTTGTCCTTGAGCAAACAAAGTCAGGCTCATTCACAACACTTGAGAGAGTTCATGAAAAGAGCCTCAGGCCTAAGCCTGGGCCAGAGCAGCTTCATCGGAAGCTCTTGTTTGATTTGGTAAATGAACTACTAATTCAGAAGTTGGAGCTAACTGGTCCAAGCGCTCACCCTTACCCGATGCTTCAAGCCAGGAGACCTGCTACCACGTTTCATAGTGCTCAGGACCTGCTAAGGGAATTGTGTTCTGAGATTGAGAAACTCAAAGCGACAAGCGATCGCTGCAATGATGACGGTAACTTGATATTGGGTGAAGATGTGCTGCGGCAATCAGAAGGATGGAATGAATTCAGTGCAGAAGTGCCAAATGCGGTGCTGGAGATTGAAAGATTGATCTTCAAGGACCTAATTGATGAGGTTGTTAGCAGGGAAGGTGCATCTAAATTGCAAACAAAGGCAAACAGGCAGCACAGAACTATTTGCTAA